Proteins found in one Fulvitalea axinellae genomic segment:
- a CDS encoding AAA family ATPase has product MKTFDSDVEAAKHLYEAYNRLTKEIGKVVIGQDEVVRQVLTSIFCRAHSLLVGVPGLAKTLLIKTISDALDLSFSRIQFTPDLMPSDILGAETLDKDRNFVFIKGPIFANIILADEINRTPPKTQSALLEAMQEKTVTVAGKHFKLDEPFFVLATQNPIEQEGTYPLPEAQLDRFMFNIQLDYPTYEHEVEIVKATTMEKLEEASKIIDKEEILAYQALVRRVPVPDNVVEYAVKLVHKTRPTGDHAPNITKQYLDWGAGPRASQYLIVAAKCNALLNGRYSPEIDDVKSVATPILRHRILRNFKAEAEGISVEAIIGDLL; this is encoded by the coding sequence ATGAAAACATTTGATTCGGACGTCGAAGCAGCGAAGCACCTATACGAGGCTTATAACCGCCTCACGAAGGAAATCGGGAAAGTGGTCATAGGGCAGGACGAGGTGGTCCGGCAGGTGTTGACGTCCATTTTTTGTAGGGCTCACAGTCTGTTGGTGGGAGTGCCCGGTTTGGCGAAAACCCTTTTGATCAAGACTATTTCCGATGCCCTAGATTTAAGTTTCAGCCGGATACAGTTTACTCCGGACTTGATGCCTTCGGATATCTTGGGTGCGGAGACGTTGGATAAAGACAGAAATTTCGTTTTTATCAAAGGGCCAATTTTCGCAAATATTATTCTGGCCGACGAAATCAACCGTACGCCACCCAAGACTCAGTCGGCGTTGCTTGAGGCTATGCAGGAAAAAACAGTGACCGTAGCCGGAAAGCACTTTAAGCTTGACGAGCCGTTTTTCGTGTTGGCTACTCAAAACCCTATCGAACAGGAAGGAACATATCCGTTGCCAGAGGCTCAGCTTGACAGATTCATGTTCAATATCCAATTGGATTATCCTACTTACGAGCATGAAGTGGAGATAGTGAAAGCCACTACGATGGAAAAACTCGAAGAGGCGTCCAAGATAATAGACAAGGAAGAAATCTTGGCTTACCAAGCGCTTGTCCGCAGGGTTCCGGTTCCTGATAATGTGGTCGAATATGCAGTGAAACTCGTTCACAAGACTCGCCCGACGGGAGATCACGCTCCTAATATCACAAAGCAATATCTGGATTGGGGAGCCGGTCCAAGAGCCTCACAATACCTGATCGTGGCGGCAAAGTGTAATGCGTTGCTTAACGGCAGGTATTCTCCCGAAATAGATGACGTGAAATCGGTAGCCACTCCGATTTTGAGGCATAGAATATTAAGAAACTTTAAAGCCGAGGCCGAAGGTATCTCGGTAGAGGCTATTATCGGAGATCTGCTATAA
- a CDS encoding OmpA family protein: MGKRITIIITVLLVTVASCLAQGQLKKGIKKLERGEYQVAIKYFEKQARSGLAVGEAQFYIGECYRLSNRIPLAEKHYKLAIENNATSDDAPYFYAKALVSNEKYSLAKETLLNHRESVEENRPEEEENEGETDRKLARIDKLLNNIDALESLKEKKAVFRVKNLTRINTENAEYSPFYHKGYLYFTSTRGGGDIYKATGGAFSAIYRAKTKGAIIDTTSIERLGKLFNTEGINEGCFALAPNGKTAIFARGNSTKRKSTKDVNIYITRFVKGSWTDPKLMKLNHPDSWNSTPVFSVDGNTIYFSSNRSGGYGGLDLYAATRDSRGSFSNVRNMGPQINTIGNEMFPYVARDRSFYFASDGHAGFGSLDLFTAERENGTIVVKNLGMPVNSASDDFGLFLFSQGKGFFCSNRPGGSGDDDIYTFINTDPNRKTVNYFLNGQVLASENGPDTPEPTLADSEVTLFSSTGEVLGKATSDKDGKFRFRVYPEEEYQLMAIKTDYLTGRSNFSMIGKTVPQEQLVKQVTEKEYSTRIYLNKLEINKSIVLENIYYDFDKSDIRPDAAIELDKLVDILKDNPKIKIELSSHTDSKGEADYNLDLSQRRAESAVSYIITKGIDPNRIVAKGYGESVPIAANTNPDGSDNPEGRQKNRRTEFKVIDIMKEEAPDKKPKGDLEQQLFGG, encoded by the coding sequence ATGGGAAAAAGGATCACCATCATAATCACCGTATTGCTCGTAACAGTTGCCTCTTGTTTGGCCCAAGGCCAATTAAAGAAGGGGATCAAAAAGCTGGAACGCGGCGAATATCAGGTAGCGATAAAATATTTTGAGAAGCAGGCCCGAAGCGGTTTGGCTGTCGGCGAAGCCCAGTTTTATATCGGCGAATGCTACCGGCTTTCCAACCGTATTCCCTTGGCCGAAAAGCACTACAAGCTGGCCATCGAAAACAATGCGACATCCGACGACGCTCCATACTTCTACGCCAAGGCTCTGGTCAGCAACGAAAAATACAGTTTGGCCAAAGAGACCTTATTGAATCACAGGGAAAGTGTAGAAGAAAACCGCCCGGAAGAGGAGGAAAATGAAGGCGAAACGGACAGAAAGCTGGCGAGAATCGACAAGCTTTTGAACAATATCGATGCTCTGGAAAGCCTCAAAGAAAAGAAGGCCGTATTCCGGGTGAAAAACCTTACCCGCATAAATACAGAGAACGCCGAATATTCTCCTTTCTACCATAAAGGCTACCTCTATTTTACTTCAACCAGAGGCGGCGGTGACATCTACAAAGCCACTGGAGGTGCCTTTTCGGCAATTTACAGGGCTAAAACCAAAGGCGCCATCATCGACACGACCTCGATCGAGCGCCTCGGAAAGCTCTTCAATACAGAAGGCATAAACGAAGGGTGCTTCGCCTTGGCTCCGAATGGGAAAACGGCGATTTTCGCCAGAGGCAACAGCACCAAGCGCAAAAGCACGAAGGATGTCAATATCTATATTACGCGCTTTGTGAAAGGATCTTGGACCGATCCCAAGCTGATGAAACTCAACCATCCGGACAGCTGGAATTCCACACCTGTGTTCAGCGTAGATGGAAATACGATTTATTTTTCATCGAACCGGAGTGGCGGGTACGGCGGTCTTGATCTCTACGCAGCTACAAGAGACAGCCGAGGTTCTTTTAGCAACGTCCGCAATATGGGGCCACAGATCAACACTATCGGCAACGAGATGTTCCCATACGTAGCCCGAGACAGGTCTTTCTACTTCGCGTCCGACGGTCACGCCGGCTTCGGTTCCCTCGACCTCTTTACGGCGGAAAGGGAAAATGGGACTATAGTGGTCAAAAACCTCGGAATGCCGGTCAACTCCGCTTCCGACGACTTCGGATTATTCCTTTTCAGCCAAGGCAAAGGCTTCTTCTGCTCCAACCGTCCCGGCGGATCGGGCGATGATGACATCTACACCTTTATCAATACCGATCCCAACAGAAAAACCGTCAATTACTTCCTGAACGGCCAAGTGCTGGCATCCGAAAACGGACCTGACACGCCAGAGCCAACTTTAGCCGATTCCGAAGTGACGCTTTTCTCTTCTACCGGAGAAGTACTAGGAAAAGCCACCAGCGACAAAGACGGCAAATTCCGGTTCAGAGTCTACCCTGAAGAAGAATACCAGCTCATGGCAATTAAGACCGACTACCTAACTGGCAGGTCGAACTTCTCCATGATCGGCAAGACCGTTCCGCAAGAACAACTCGTCAAGCAAGTTACCGAAAAGGAATACTCTACTCGGATTTATCTCAACAAACTCGAAATCAACAAGTCGATTGTACTTGAGAATATTTACTACGACTTTGACAAGTCGGATATCCGCCCCGACGCGGCAATAGAACTTGACAAACTCGTTGACATTCTAAAAGACAATCCGAAAATCAAGATCGAGCTCAGCTCACATACCGATAGCAAAGGTGAGGCAGACTATAACCTTGACCTCTCGCAGCGCCGGGCGGAATCGGCGGTTAGCTATATCATCACCAAAGGCATAGATCCAAATCGGATAGTGGCCAAAGGTTACGGCGAATCGGTGCCAATAGCCGCCAACACCAACCCCGACGGAAGCGACAATCCGGAAGGAAGGCAGAAAAACCGTAGAACCGAATTCAAGGTTATTGATATCATGAAAGAGGAAGCCCCTGACAAGAAACCGAAAGGCGACTTGGAGCAACAGCTTTTCGGAGGCTAA
- a CDS encoding aspartyl protease family protein: MRVLRTLLLAIAVAGMFSCSTYKRYHTVTQGRTAEKNFTAEFPFEDDGGLIKIKVAIDGNDYDFMFDSGNDLTMVDEQLLPYIGYKSNNVSGEIVGSSQRAKINRYITVDEFDIGGVKFEKTGAFSGDMTSLNEALGCGKFHGIIGSNLMRKAKWQIDYKNKVIRVTGHKGELPQSPNGITLKMKAKSYGGAKGLVKMGHVETEFTFDTGFNGDFSANKAVFDAISEREAIPYAVSDGQSNFSVYGANISRDYYARIPTFEIGPVELKDQIIQFGSKSVNLIGNGFFEHFIVTFDWKAKTLRLDPVADFGREELNGYPYFFGPNYKNNSIEILGSWEGHTGDEKIPFGAKFISINGHNVRNLTTQELCNFWNTKASEILSDKIDAVILVNGQEKAITLRRRSLLPKD, translated from the coding sequence ATGCGCGTTTTACGTACACTTCTTCTGGCCATAGCCGTGGCCGGCATGTTTTCCTGCTCCACTTACAAACGTTACCACACCGTAACGCAAGGCCGGACCGCCGAGAAAAATTTCACCGCCGAATTCCCTTTCGAAGATGACGGCGGGCTGATCAAAATAAAAGTGGCCATCGACGGAAACGACTACGATTTCATGTTCGACTCCGGCAACGACCTCACCATGGTCGACGAACAACTTTTGCCCTATATCGGATACAAATCCAACAACGTGTCGGGCGAGATTGTCGGCTCTTCGCAGCGCGCCAAGATCAACCGTTATATTACCGTAGACGAATTTGATATCGGGGGCGTGAAGTTTGAAAAAACCGGCGCTTTTTCCGGCGATATGACCTCGCTCAACGAAGCTTTGGGCTGCGGAAAGTTCCACGGAATTATCGGCAGCAATTTGATGCGGAAAGCCAAGTGGCAGATCGATTACAAAAACAAAGTGATTCGCGTAACCGGCCACAAAGGCGAGTTGCCGCAATCGCCAAACGGAATAACGCTGAAAATGAAAGCCAAATCCTACGGTGGAGCCAAAGGACTGGTAAAAATGGGTCATGTAGAAACCGAATTCACCTTCGACACCGGCTTTAACGGAGACTTCAGCGCCAACAAAGCCGTTTTCGACGCCATTTCCGAGCGCGAAGCCATACCATACGCCGTTTCCGACGGCCAAAGCAACTTCTCCGTCTACGGCGCCAACATTTCCCGCGACTATTACGCCCGCATACCCACCTTCGAAATAGGTCCGGTAGAGCTAAAAGACCAGATTATACAGTTCGGCTCAAAATCCGTCAACCTTATCGGCAACGGGTTTTTCGAACACTTTATAGTCACCTTCGACTGGAAAGCCAAAACCCTGCGCCTGGATCCCGTAGCCGATTTCGGTCGCGAAGAACTGAACGGATATCCGTACTTCTTCGGCCCGAATTATAAAAATAACTCCATAGAGATACTCGGAAGCTGGGAAGGCCACACCGGCGACGAGAAAATTCCGTTCGGAGCGAAATTCATAAGCATAAACGGGCACAATGTCCGCAACCTTACCACCCAAGAACTCTGCAACTTCTGGAACACAAAAGCCTCGGAAATCCTCAGCGACAAAATAGACGCCGTAATACTGGTCAACGGCCAAGAAAAAGCCATAACCCTACGCCGACGCTCATTGCTTCCGAAAGATTGA
- a CDS encoding metallophosphoesterase, with amino-acid sequence MRIAIFSDIHGKILLPFKLVDAYQNETGKKIDLILQCGDVGAFPDLSVLDKATLRYAEEDPDELGFHDDFVREKEEIRSFLDRVDVKMVCVRGNHEDHDFLDRLEAENPDSDIFPVDAYGKVWFCKSGKPLSFEKNGEKISFLGIGRIGDPKNRDNKRYVQDYERREIRKALKKANGFDLLLTHDKATGNGGVGGMPEIRFSLDNAFFAYHFHGHTGEPFFERKDSNGKTVTCKIKELEFSKGGALEAGSMIVLEKKNGKLGEIQKVGQKVLSCATRFGWKYL; translated from the coding sequence ATGAGAATCGCCATTTTTTCGGATATACACGGCAAAATTCTTCTTCCGTTCAAATTGGTGGACGCCTACCAAAATGAGACGGGAAAGAAAATAGATTTGATTTTGCAGTGTGGCGACGTTGGAGCTTTTCCGGATTTATCGGTTTTGGACAAGGCTACGTTAAGGTATGCGGAAGAAGATCCCGATGAACTGGGTTTTCATGACGACTTCGTGCGTGAGAAAGAAGAGATTAGGTCTTTTCTGGATCGGGTGGACGTAAAAATGGTTTGTGTTCGGGGAAATCATGAGGACCATGATTTTTTGGACCGGCTTGAAGCCGAAAACCCGGATAGCGATATATTTCCCGTGGATGCTTACGGCAAAGTTTGGTTTTGCAAAAGCGGAAAACCGTTGTCTTTCGAAAAAAATGGAGAGAAAATCTCTTTTCTGGGCATAGGTAGAATAGGGGACCCAAAAAATCGTGACAATAAACGTTACGTCCAGGATTATGAACGCCGGGAAATCCGCAAAGCGCTGAAGAAGGCTAACGGTTTCGACCTACTTTTGACTCACGATAAGGCCACCGGAAACGGAGGAGTTGGCGGAATGCCCGAAATCCGCTTTTCGCTGGATAACGCTTTTTTTGCGTATCATTTTCACGGCCATACCGGCGAGCCGTTTTTTGAGCGCAAAGACAGCAATGGAAAAACGGTTACCTGTAAAATCAAAGAGCTGGAATTTTCCAAAGGAGGAGCACTGGAAGCCGGAAGCATGATCGTTCTAGAGAAGAAAAACGGAAAACTGGGCGAAATTCAGAAGGTCGGACAAAAAGTGCTCTCTTGCGCCACTCGTTTTGGTTGGAAATACCTTTGA
- a CDS encoding YjjG family noncanonical pyrimidine nucleotidase, with product MPRYKHLFFDLDHTLWDFERNSTETLIFLFEKYDLTRHGFSANDFIASYQRINKEFWSLYNQDKISKEKIRTQRFPKALLELGTPENEIPDNIGDEFLMLCPRKPHVIGNAHGILERLAPHYSLHIITNGFLESQTTKLACSGLGTYFDIMVTSECMGSKKPNRKIFDYALQKANAQPSESIMIGDNLSDDILGAKDAGIDQVYYNPEATNHNEDITFEIKDLSELENIFISQT from the coding sequence ATGCCACGCTACAAGCATCTCTTTTTTGACCTCGACCACACGCTTTGGGATTTTGAACGAAATTCTACCGAGACACTTATTTTTCTTTTCGAAAAGTATGACTTGACCCGGCATGGATTCTCCGCCAATGATTTTATCGCTAGTTACCAAAGAATAAACAAGGAATTTTGGAGCCTTTATAACCAGGACAAAATCAGCAAGGAAAAAATCCGGACACAGCGATTCCCCAAAGCCCTTCTTGAGCTTGGCACTCCCGAAAACGAAATACCGGACAACATCGGGGACGAATTCCTAATGTTGTGCCCAAGAAAGCCCCACGTTATCGGTAACGCCCACGGAATTCTCGAAAGGCTCGCACCGCATTATTCCTTGCATATCATCACCAACGGTTTTCTGGAATCCCAAACCACAAAGCTGGCCTGTAGCGGTCTCGGAACTTATTTCGACATTATGGTAACTTCCGAGTGTATGGGTAGCAAGAAACCCAACCGGAAGATTTTCGATTACGCTTTACAAAAAGCGAACGCACAACCTTCAGAATCCATTATGATCGGCGACAATCTGTCCGATGACATTCTGGGCGCAAAAGACGCGGGAATTGACCAAGTCTATTACAATCCGGAAGCCACGAACCATAATGAAGACATCACTTTCGAGATTAAAGACCTTTCGGAACTGGAAAACATCTTCATCTCACAGACATAA
- a CDS encoding Do family serine endopeptidase: MKKRHLLLTAVTAALIGGLTAIGGIAYWGNSDDQSYDQPAATETAGRQNIQFANLPATNAQGLPSDSDLNFVDAAKATTPGVVHIKTFYETSGGGQMVDPLEEFFGFRRRRQGPPQRAEASGSGVIITTDGYIATNNHVVENADEVEVTLHDNRQFRAKVIGTDPRTDMALIKIDAENLSAIPYGDSDASQVGEWVLAVGNPFNLTSTVTAGIISAKGRNINILRNEEYGIESFIQTDAAVNPGNSGGALVNLRGELIGINSAIASPNGAYAGYSFAVPVTIVKKVMSDLKEYGVVQRAILGVQIRTINAELAKEHDLDTYSGVYVAGVQEASAAEKGGIEKGDVITAVDQHKVTSVAELQEAIAQYKPGDKVQLTYLRGSKKSKATVTLQNFFGKTTAVKNPEGETFDFNGASFADISQKMAQKLNIKGGAQIVKLGDGIWKKAGMQKGFIITGIDRQPIDNIQDLASTLRYVQRARGGILIEGVYPNGQTAYYGIGTK; this comes from the coding sequence ATGAAGAAGAGGCATTTGCTCTTAACCGCAGTCACCGCGGCCCTTATCGGGGGCCTGACCGCCATCGGCGGCATTGCCTATTGGGGCAACAGTGACGACCAATCCTATGACCAACCTGCCGCCACAGAAACGGCGGGGCGCCAAAATATCCAGTTCGCCAACCTTCCGGCAACCAACGCTCAAGGTCTTCCCAGTGATTCTGACCTAAACTTCGTGGATGCGGCCAAGGCCACCACTCCCGGAGTGGTCCATATCAAAACATTTTATGAAACATCGGGCGGAGGCCAAATGGTAGATCCTCTGGAAGAATTTTTCGGCTTTCGCAGAAGGCGTCAGGGCCCTCCACAAAGAGCCGAAGCCTCAGGGTCGGGGGTGATTATCACTACCGACGGCTATATCGCCACGAACAATCACGTGGTGGAAAACGCCGACGAAGTGGAAGTGACATTGCACGACAACCGTCAGTTCCGCGCAAAAGTAATCGGTACGGATCCTCGTACAGATATGGCTTTGATTAAAATCGACGCTGAAAATCTCTCAGCGATTCCATACGGCGATTCTGACGCTTCGCAAGTCGGGGAGTGGGTATTGGCTGTGGGCAACCCCTTTAACCTGACGTCAACCGTAACCGCCGGTATTATCAGCGCCAAAGGGCGAAACATCAATATCCTGAGAAACGAGGAATACGGAATTGAGTCGTTTATCCAAACTGACGCAGCCGTAAACCCTGGTAATAGCGGAGGCGCTTTGGTAAACCTTCGCGGTGAGTTGATCGGCATTAACAGCGCCATCGCTTCGCCGAACGGGGCCTATGCGGGCTATTCGTTTGCGGTTCCTGTCACGATCGTCAAGAAAGTGATGTCCGATTTGAAAGAATACGGCGTAGTGCAACGCGCTATCCTAGGTGTTCAAATCAGAACCATCAATGCGGAACTCGCCAAAGAGCACGACCTTGACACATACAGCGGTGTTTATGTAGCCGGAGTACAAGAAGCCAGCGCCGCGGAAAAAGGAGGGATTGAAAAAGGCGATGTTATCACAGCCGTTGACCAGCACAAAGTTACAAGCGTAGCCGAACTTCAGGAAGCGATTGCCCAATACAAACCGGGCGACAAAGTACAGCTTACATACTTGAGAGGTTCCAAGAAAAGCAAAGCGACTGTAACGTTGCAAAACTTCTTCGGCAAGACTACGGCCGTGAAAAACCCAGAGGGTGAAACTTTCGATTTTAACGGAGCTTCGTTTGCGGATATTTCACAGAAAATGGCGCAGAAGCTGAATATCAAAGGCGGAGCGCAAATCGTGAAATTGGGAGACGGTATCTGGAAAAAAGCCGGAATGCAAAAAGGCTTTATCATCACCGGAATTGACCGTCAGCCAATAGACAATATCCAGGATTTGGCTTCCACCCTTCGCTACGTACAAAGAGCCAGAGGCGGTATCCTGATCGAGGGGGTTTATCCGAACGGTCAGACCGCTTACTACGGTATCGGTACGAAATAA
- a CDS encoding DEAD/DEAH box helicase, which translates to MKEEEANIVTFDEFDFEPALEDSLVSMGFEKATPIQGKAIPVIMGGKDLIACAQTGTGKTAAFLLPVINELEKNPSEKIRVMVVVPTRELALQIDQQLEGFGYFLSVSGIAIYGGSSGANWETQRSALVRGADVVIATPGRMIAHMKQGYVDMSGVTHLILDEADRMLDMGFFNDIMEIANQLPQERQTLMFSATMPPKIRKLAKELLNEPEEITIAVSKTAEGVLQGAYMVYEEQKIPVIVDLLRGKEEELPAVIIFCSTKSKVDELAKQLRRAKVAAKGLHSDLDQQEREEVLMEFRNKKVHVLIATDILSRGIDVEDISLVMNYDVPKDPEDYVHRVGRTARAQRKGLAMTFITKRDQGNFARVEELIGKEIPKVSLPEEVYGKQPEYTGGKGGGGNYSRGGGGGRRRPQRGGKGNGGRRKSGGNRGGKRS; encoded by the coding sequence GTGAAAGAAGAGGAAGCCAATATAGTTACTTTTGATGAGTTTGATTTTGAGCCGGCGTTAGAGGACAGCCTGGTGTCGATGGGTTTTGAAAAAGCCACTCCGATACAGGGAAAAGCCATTCCGGTTATTATGGGTGGCAAAGATTTGATCGCTTGCGCCCAAACCGGAACAGGAAAGACAGCCGCTTTTTTGTTGCCGGTTATTAATGAGTTGGAAAAGAATCCTTCGGAGAAAATCAGGGTTATGGTAGTGGTGCCTACCCGCGAGCTGGCGCTTCAGATCGACCAGCAACTCGAAGGTTTCGGTTATTTTTTGTCCGTCAGCGGAATCGCGATTTACGGCGGCAGCTCAGGAGCCAACTGGGAAACCCAACGGAGCGCGTTGGTTCGCGGTGCGGATGTGGTGATCGCCACACCTGGCCGTATGATCGCCCATATGAAGCAAGGCTACGTGGATATGAGTGGCGTAACGCACTTGATTCTCGACGAAGCCGACCGAATGCTCGATATGGGATTCTTCAACGATATTATGGAGATCGCCAACCAATTGCCGCAGGAAAGGCAGACGCTGATGTTCTCGGCGACTATGCCTCCGAAAATCCGGAAATTGGCCAAAGAACTTCTCAACGAGCCCGAAGAAATCACAATTGCAGTCTCGAAAACCGCCGAAGGCGTTCTTCAGGGCGCCTACATGGTGTACGAGGAGCAGAAAATTCCGGTCATCGTGGATTTGCTCCGTGGAAAAGAGGAAGAACTTCCGGCCGTAATAATTTTCTGTTCTACAAAATCAAAAGTAGACGAACTGGCCAAACAACTGCGCCGAGCGAAAGTGGCGGCGAAAGGCCTGCACTCCGATCTTGACCAACAGGAACGCGAGGAAGTTTTGATGGAATTCCGCAACAAAAAAGTCCATGTGCTGATCGCTACGGATATTTTGTCGAGGGGAATCGATGTGGAAGACATCAGCTTGGTGATGAACTACGACGTGCCGAAAGATCCCGAAGATTACGTGCACCGCGTAGGCCGTACCGCCCGTGCGCAACGCAAAGGTCTGGCCATGACATTTATCACCAAAAGGGACCAAGGTAATTTTGCCCGCGTGGAAGAACTCATCGGAAAAGAGATTCCGAAAGTTAGCCTGCCGGAAGAGGTTTACGGAAAACAACCCGAATATACCGGCGGAAAAGGCGGCGGAGGAAATTATTCCCGTGGCGGAGGCGGTGGCCGCCGCAGACCGCAACGCGGTGGAAAAGGAAACGGCGGAAGAAGAAAATCCGGCGGTAACCGCGGCGGAAAACGCTCATAA
- a CDS encoding glycoside hydrolase family 97 protein has translation MKKASLYAGYLCAVLFCFCACSSPFSTEMVSPDGNLKVLFRNDGGKPVFTCLAGKDTLFINSRLGLVTDLADFSDSVNINSVRELQASYSWQPVWGKNKIVRDEHREYRFDFEKNGKKLGLVMRLYNDGFAFRYILPEGAKEVKILSEASTFNMSDDFTCWAANGERHNLGPVPASKILSVKGKGNHKKKGIHLPLVAKANANRYFAIHEAGIFDLAPFKLVSAGEKSFGLSSAPSKATGGTPTSWRTVLVGEKPGDLVESDLVMNLNPELKLTKTSWIKPGKVLWDWRVMDYQAPDGFVYAQNTASHKRFIDFASKNNVQHLIIDANWYGPEFAKESDPTSSEGAVNIEEVMAYAKAKNVGIILYLNDVGAKRFGLERVLKQFHDWGGVGVKYGFMKGKGQDKVEHTRKVIELCAKNELMVDFHDGPVPPSGDRRAFPNVMAREYCHAQADAKRSYYPETAVTAPFVNMIAGPLDMTNGWYGLNEAHSRQKVFQVLPGTVAAETAKTAVVFSGWTVLPDAPEEYEKKADIFEFIREQPVNFDGLRVLNGEIGEYITVARPAGDAWFLGSLTNRDSRSLDISLDFLENGKKYRATLYEDTPDSHYENNKESYKIREITVDNKTVLKAKMAPGGGHAVWIRPA, from the coding sequence ATGAAAAAAGCATCGCTTTACGCCGGTTATCTCTGCGCCGTACTATTCTGTTTTTGCGCATGTTCGTCGCCGTTCTCCACCGAAATGGTTTCGCCCGACGGAAATCTTAAAGTTTTATTCCGCAACGACGGAGGCAAACCCGTTTTTACTTGCCTTGCGGGCAAAGACACTCTTTTTATTAACTCGCGCTTGGGCCTAGTCACCGATCTCGCCGATTTTAGCGACAGCGTGAATATTAATTCCGTTCGCGAACTTCAGGCTTCCTATTCTTGGCAACCAGTTTGGGGAAAAAATAAAATCGTTCGTGACGAACACCGAGAATACCGTTTCGATTTCGAGAAAAACGGAAAAAAACTCGGCTTGGTAATGCGGCTGTACAACGACGGCTTCGCTTTTCGTTACATCCTTCCCGAAGGAGCGAAAGAAGTCAAAATTTTGTCAGAGGCTTCCACATTTAATATGTCCGATGACTTTACTTGCTGGGCGGCGAACGGCGAGCGCCATAATCTCGGGCCGGTTCCCGCCTCAAAAATTTTAAGCGTAAAAGGGAAGGGAAATCACAAGAAAAAAGGAATCCACCTTCCGCTAGTGGCCAAAGCGAACGCAAACCGCTATTTCGCCATCCATGAGGCCGGAATTTTTGATTTGGCCCCTTTCAAGCTCGTTTCTGCGGGCGAAAAAAGTTTCGGGCTTTCTTCCGCCCCTTCCAAAGCCACGGGCGGAACGCCGACTTCTTGGCGAACCGTTTTGGTCGGCGAAAAACCGGGCGATTTGGTAGAGTCAGATTTGGTGATGAACCTGAACCCCGAACTGAAACTCACGAAAACCTCTTGGATAAAGCCCGGAAAAGTGCTCTGGGATTGGCGCGTAATGGACTACCAAGCGCCTGACGGCTTCGTTTACGCCCAGAATACGGCGTCGCATAAAAGATTCATCGATTTCGCTTCGAAAAATAACGTGCAACACCTGATCATCGACGCCAATTGGTACGGCCCGGAATTCGCCAAAGAATCTGATCCGACTTCTTCCGAAGGCGCCGTGAACATCGAAGAAGTGATGGCTTACGCCAAAGCCAAAAACGTAGGGATAATTCTTTATCTCAACGACGTGGGCGCAAAACGCTTCGGTTTGGAACGCGTGCTCAAACAATTTCATGACTGGGGCGGAGTGGGCGTCAAGTACGGTTTTATGAAAGGAAAAGGCCAAGACAAAGTGGAGCACACCCGCAAAGTCATCGAACTTTGTGCGAAAAACGAGCTGATGGTCGATTTTCACGACGGCCCAGTGCCTCCGAGTGGCGATCGCCGGGCTTTTCCAAACGTAATGGCTCGCGAATATTGTCATGCGCAAGCCGATGCCAAGCGTTCGTATTATCCGGAAACGGCCGTGACCGCGCCGTTCGTGAATATGATCGCTGGACCGCTCGATATGACTAACGGCTGGTACGGGCTGAACGAAGCGCATAGTCGCCAAAAAGTTTTCCAAGTTTTGCCCGGAACCGTAGCCGCCGAAACAGCCAAGACCGCAGTAGTCTTCAGCGGATGGACAGTTTTGCCCGACGCGCCGGAAGAGTACGAGAAAAAAGCGGACATCTTCGAATTTATCCGCGAACAACCGGTGAATTTCGACGGGCTCCGAGTGCTTAACGGAGAAATCGGCGAATATATCACCGTTGCCCGCCCCGCCGGTGACGCGTGGTTCCTCGGTAGCCTAACAAATCGCGACTCCCGTTCGCTCGACATTTCCCTCGACTTTTTGGAGAACGGAAAGAAATACCGCGCCACGCTCTACGAAGACACTCCCGACTCGCACTACGAAAACAATAAGGAAAGCTACAAAATCCGCGAAATAACCGTGGACAACAAAACGGTACTGAAAGCCAAGATGGCTCCCGGCGGCGGACACGCTGTTTGGATCCGCCCCGCCTAA
- a CDS encoding type B 50S ribosomal protein L31, whose protein sequence is MKKDIHPEYRPVVFHDLSNDDKFITQSTVVTKDTIEWEDGNTYPVVKVEVSSTSHPFYTGKQGAIRTTGRVERFNKKYGKKS, encoded by the coding sequence ATGAAAAAGGACATTCACCCAGAATACAGGCCTGTTGTATTCCACGATTTGTCTAACGACGACAAATTCATCACTCAGTCAACTGTAGTTACAAAAGACACTATCGAATGGGAAGACGGGAATACTTACCCTGTCGTTAAAGTCGAAGTTAGCTCGACTTCTCACCCGTTCTATACAGGTAAGCAAGGTGCCATCCGTACCACTGGACGTGTTGAGCGCTTCAACAAAAAATACGGAAAGAAGAGCTAA